Proteins encoded in a region of the Mucispirillum schaedleri ASF457 genome:
- the topA gene encoding type I DNA topoisomerase, translating into MNLVIVESPAKAKTIEKYLGSDYKVIASVGHIIDLPPNELGVDIENNFEPKYIVIEGKEKVISSLKSNAKKADTVYLAPDPDREGEAIAWHIASQIDKNKPVKRVLFNEITKKGILEGINHPGDINLNRVNAQQSRRILDRLVGYMVSPLLWKPLRYGLSAGRVQSVALRLICEREEEIEKFIPVESWSISADFNIESKATKEKGVLKAKLDKIKGKKAELKSEKEAESIFNDLPKDFIVTSVEEKAVKQNPAEPFITSRMQQEAIRKLGFTAKKAMAVAQSLYEGVELAEGPVGLITYMRTDSTRISPEAENQAKEYIENTFGKDYVTKNKKSAKKSNNVQDAHEAIRPTSVLRTPNDIKKYLTNDQYRLYKLIWERFVASRMAEAVFNQTVVRLTGLDYEFKASAKTLAFAGFTKLYLESKEEDVKNEEDDETTISFKISENTPALRDKTEKKQHFTQSPPRYTEATLVKTLEQQGIGRPSTYAAIISTIVERQYTELQEKKFHPTELGRIVNKILIENFPKIFEVKFTASMEKDLDLIEDGSENWHNVLSNFYKNFDKELNAASTGKISANLETNKKCPICKSELVIKMGKNGAFLACSAYPECKFTSNFKRNEKGEIELVEDKAFEGTGIKCEKCGAELVFKKTRFGEVIACPEYPECKNIKNFLRTPDGKFKILEAGQVLDEKCPECSKPLTLKSGKNGMFAACSGYPACKFTANIEMKDDGTIGIKPNTPNESGEVCEKCGKPMVIKRSFRGAFLACSGYPECKNAKPIKKK; encoded by the coding sequence ATGAATCTGGTAATTGTTGAATCACCTGCAAAAGCTAAAACTATTGAAAAATATCTTGGCTCTGATTACAAAGTAATCGCAAGCGTTGGTCATATTATTGACCTGCCGCCTAATGAATTAGGTGTAGATATTGAGAATAACTTTGAGCCTAAATATATTGTTATAGAAGGAAAAGAAAAAGTTATATCATCACTTAAAAGCAATGCAAAAAAAGCTGATACTGTATATCTTGCTCCTGACCCTGATAGAGAGGGGGAAGCTATTGCATGGCATATTGCAAGCCAGATAGATAAAAATAAGCCTGTTAAACGAGTGCTTTTTAATGAAATTACTAAAAAAGGTATATTAGAGGGCATAAATCATCCCGGAGATATTAATCTAAATAGAGTAAATGCTCAGCAGTCAAGAAGAATATTAGACAGGCTTGTAGGTTATATGGTAAGTCCGCTTTTATGGAAACCACTTCGCTACGGTCTTTCTGCAGGGCGGGTGCAGTCTGTTGCATTAAGATTAATATGCGAAAGAGAAGAAGAAATAGAAAAATTTATACCAGTTGAATCATGGAGCATCAGTGCAGATTTTAATATAGAAAGCAAAGCTACAAAAGAAAAAGGTGTATTAAAAGCTAAACTTGATAAAATAAAAGGCAAAAAAGCAGAATTAAAATCAGAAAAAGAAGCAGAAAGTATATTTAATGATTTGCCAAAAGATTTTATTGTAACAAGTGTAGAAGAAAAGGCAGTTAAACAAAACCCTGCTGAGCCTTTTATTACATCAAGAATGCAGCAGGAAGCTATTAGAAAACTAGGTTTTACTGCTAAAAAAGCAATGGCAGTTGCTCAAAGCTTATATGAAGGTGTTGAGCTTGCAGAAGGTCCTGTTGGTCTTATCACTTATATGAGAACAGACTCTACCCGCATATCCCCAGAAGCAGAAAATCAGGCAAAAGAATATATAGAAAATACTTTTGGAAAAGATTATGTTACAAAAAATAAAAAATCTGCTAAAAAATCAAACAATGTGCAGGACGCTCACGAAGCCATACGCCCTACATCAGTTTTAAGAACTCCAAATGATATAAAAAAATATTTAACTAATGACCAATACAGGCTTTACAAACTTATATGGGAAAGGTTTGTGGCAAGCAGAATGGCAGAAGCTGTATTTAACCAAACAGTAGTCCGCTTAACAGGTCTTGATTATGAATTTAAAGCATCTGCTAAAACTCTTGCTTTTGCTGGTTTTACTAAACTTTATCTTGAAAGCAAAGAAGAAGATGTAAAAAATGAAGAAGATGATGAAACTACTATTTCATTTAAAATATCAGAAAATACTCCAGCATTAAGAGATAAAACAGAAAAGAAACAGCATTTTACACAAAGCCCGCCAAGATATACAGAAGCTACTCTTGTTAAAACATTAGAGCAGCAGGGAATAGGCAGACCATCAACTTATGCTGCTATTATCTCTACTATTGTTGAAAGGCAGTATACAGAATTACAAGAGAAAAAATTTCACCCAACAGAGCTTGGAAGAATTGTAAATAAAATATTAATAGAAAACTTTCCTAAAATATTTGAAGTCAAATTTACAGCAAGCATGGAAAAAGATTTAGACTTAATAGAAGATGGCTCAGAAAACTGGCATAATGTATTATCAAACTTTTATAAAAATTTTGATAAGGAATTAAATGCTGCTTCCACTGGCAAAATATCTGCTAATTTAGAAACTAATAAAAAATGCCCAATATGCAAAAGTGAATTAGTTATAAAAATGGGTAAAAATGGTGCTTTTCTTGCATGCTCTGCATACCCAGAATGTAAATTTACATCTAACTTTAAAAGAAATGAAAAAGGGGAAATAGAGCTTGTAGAAGATAAAGCATTTGAAGGCACTGGTATAAAATGCGAAAAATGCGGTGCTGAGCTTGTATTTAAAAAAACACGCTTTGGTGAAGTGATAGCATGCCCAGAATATCCAGAATGTAAAAATATTAAAAACTTTCTGCGAACTCCTGACGGAAAGTTTAAAATATTAGAAGCAGGGCAGGTGTTAGATGAAAAATGCCCAGAATGCTCTAAACCACTTACTCTAAAATCTGGTAAAAATGGTATGTTTGCAGCCTGTTCAGGATATCCTGCATGCAAATTTACTGCTAATATTGAAATGAAAGATGACGGCACTATTGGTATTAAGCCAAACACTCCAAATGAAAGCGGTGAAGTATGTGAAAAATGCGGCAAACCAATGGTAATAAAAAGAAGTTTCCGTGGTGCTTTTCTCGCATGCTCTGGCTATCCAGAATGTAAAAATGCAAAGCCTATTAAGAAAAAATAA
- the dprA gene encoding DNA-processing protein DprA, whose product MEFIIDTVYEYMALKHIKGLSDTIISLIIEKRGTISGIFQEKADFFYGSNIPNTIADRIITKSFNEQAVESQIRRAEDAGISIITLEDKRYPEMLKEIYTPPALLYVLGNYECLNNVCVGVVGSRSCSKSAGNFAYKISKELAAVGITVVSGFAYGIDIASHLGAIENGATACILGSGLANIYPAAHTKYIDKILEKSGCVVSEFTLDEAPLPQNFPRRNRIISGLSKAIAVIEAGYKSGSLITCRFALEQNREIFAAPAFPVGRNSATNSLLRQGAKFLETSLDIISDLQYDLKIKLNDNNSEIVENSTKSLEIGDETGQKIYEALSIEPLSLNNICLKLNIDVVSAVSAIACLELEGIIEKAQDEKYIIKII is encoded by the coding sequence ATGGAGTTTATTATAGATACCGTTTATGAATATATGGCATTAAAGCATATTAAAGGGTTAAGTGATACTATCATCTCTTTAATTATAGAAAAACGCGGCACAATATCCGGCATATTTCAAGAAAAGGCAGATTTCTTTTACGGCTCAAATATTCCAAATACCATAGCTGACAGGATTATTACAAAATCTTTCAATGAGCAGGCTGTTGAAAGCCAAATCAGGCGTGCAGAAGATGCGGGAATATCTATTATAACTCTTGAAGATAAAAGATACCCTGAAATGCTTAAAGAGATATATACTCCACCTGCACTGCTTTATGTGCTTGGAAATTATGAATGTTTAAATAATGTATGTGTTGGTGTTGTTGGCTCTAGAAGCTGCTCTAAATCAGCAGGAAATTTTGCATATAAAATTTCTAAAGAATTAGCAGCAGTAGGCATAACTGTTGTAAGCGGCTTTGCATACGGTATAGATATTGCTTCACATCTTGGTGCAATAGAAAATGGTGCAACTGCATGTATTTTAGGCAGCGGTCTTGCAAACATATATCCAGCAGCACATACTAAATATATTGATAAAATATTAGAAAAAAGCGGCTGTGTGGTGAGTGAATTTACTCTTGATGAAGCACCGCTGCCGCAAAATTTCCCTAGAAGAAACAGAATAATATCAGGTCTTTCAAAAGCTATTGCAGTTATTGAAGCAGGATATAAAAGCGGCTCGCTAATTACATGCAGGTTTGCATTAGAGCAAAATAGAGAGATTTTTGCAGCACCTGCTTTTCCCGTTGGCAGAAACAGTGCCACAAACTCTCTTTTAAGACAGGGTGCAAAATTTTTAGAAACATCTCTTGACATAATCTCTGATTTACAATATGACTTAAAAATTAAGCTGAATGACAATAATAGTGAAATTGTTGAAAATAGCACAAAATCTCTTGAAATTGGAGATGAAACAGGGCAGAAGATATATGAAGCTTTATCCATAGAGCCTTTATCTTTAAATAATATATGCTTAAAATTAAATATTGATGTTGTTTCTGCTGTGAGTGCCATAGCCTGCCTTGAGCTTGAGGGCATAATAGAAAAAGCACAAGATGAAAAATATATAATTAAAATAATATAA
- a CDS encoding RsmB/NOP family class I SAM-dependent RNA methyltransferase yields MENNWLERFRAEYKPLLKDKYDEFEYGLACPKSKHIRIQSSRNIDYLKELESICSLEKLKEYDNVYKAAKNSENIVNSISFQTGGIYIMNPSSVAPASILMSYMEENPVMLDVSSAPGGKTCALSDMSNRKGVIVANEISASRLKSLHFNLEKYGAYNVKTVSMDGRLLPNIFENSFDGILLDAPCSNENKIFRNKTVQAEWNKELVARMANLQRQLIKSAFLCLKEGGVLVYSTCTLSLEENEYVIKYLLDEFDNAELLPSGVDYGRGISGINHIDENVARIMPDTDKIDGFFAAAVRKKGTLIPYNFINSKLKEKEKDFFKKYYPAFSHNHISISEYDRRGYIETAPEIFKKVRFKRRGLNIYKDTGKLFEPSCQSVWQWGSFVEDNMKYDISAELAENFLKGFDISCNDNYNNELLFFNNIPVGYAKKVDSRLKNKLDRYFLYGKNIEW; encoded by the coding sequence ATGGAAAATAATTGGTTAGAGCGTTTCAGGGCGGAGTATAAGCCTTTATTAAAAGATAAGTATGATGAGTTTGAGTATGGGCTTGCATGCCCTAAATCTAAACATATCCGCATCCAGTCATCAAGAAATATTGATTATTTAAAAGAGCTTGAAAGTATATGTTCATTAGAAAAATTAAAAGAATATGATAATGTTTATAAAGCTGCAAAAAACAGTGAAAATATAGTAAACAGCATTTCTTTTCAAACTGGCGGCATATATATTATGAATCCATCATCTGTTGCACCAGCCAGTATATTAATGTCTTATATGGAAGAAAATCCTGTTATGCTTGATGTTTCTTCTGCTCCCGGTGGCAAAACATGTGCATTATCTGATATGAGTAACAGAAAAGGCGTAATAGTTGCTAATGAAATATCAGCAAGCCGTTTGAAATCACTTCACTTTAATCTGGAAAAATATGGTGCTTACAATGTAAAAACTGTTTCTATGGATGGCAGGCTTCTTCCAAATATTTTTGAAAATTCTTTTGATGGTATTCTGCTTGATGCACCATGCTCTAATGAAAATAAGATTTTCCGCAATAAAACTGTGCAGGCAGAGTGGAATAAAGAGCTTGTTGCAAGAATGGCAAATTTACAGCGTCAGTTAATAAAATCAGCCTTTTTATGTTTAAAGGAAGGCGGTGTTTTAGTTTATTCTACATGCACATTAAGTCTGGAAGAAAATGAATATGTAATAAAATATCTGCTTGATGAATTTGATAATGCAGAGCTTCTGCCATCAGGTGTTGACTATGGCAGGGGAATATCTGGAATAAATCATATTGATGAAAATGTTGCACGGATTATGCCTGATACTGATAAAATAGACGGTTTTTTTGCAGCAGCAGTTCGTAAAAAAGGCACTCTTATTCCTTATAATTTTATAAACTCTAAACTAAAAGAAAAGGAAAAAGATTTCTTTAAAAAATATTATCCAGCATTTTCTCATAATCACATATCAATCAGCGAATATGACAGACGGGGATATATAGAGACTGCTCCAGAAATCTTTAAAAAAGTAAGGTTTAAAAGGCGTGGTCTAAATATTTATAAAGATACAGGTAAACTTTTTGAGCCATCATGCCAGAGTGTATGGCAGTGGGGTTCTTTTGTTGAAGATAATATGAAATATGATATTTCAGCAGAATTGGCAGAAAATTTTTTGAAAGGGTTTGACATATCCTGTAATGATAATTATAATAATGAACTTTTATTTTTTAACAATATTCCTGTCGGCTATGCTAAAAAAGTGGACAGTAGATTAAAAAATAAATTAGACAGATATTTTTTATACGGTAAAAATATAGAGTGGTGA
- a CDS encoding L,D-transpeptidase family protein: MKVLCSILCALVLSFGISYAYEEIPADAKSHTEDVSKQMIASQAPAAKSRLGKNTIVNLSASGAELLHVVLVDKSIKRLYIAVLNNDGMEVIKEFPILTGRVDGNKVKQGDEKTPEGVYFVVSYSSGDELVKKYGSYALIYGAGSFPLNYPNIIDKIEKKTGGGIWLHGVKPDLDKTYTQGCVAMNNTNFGLLYDKISIKTPVIIAEKLLYSDDKDYETSRKQLLNTLNSFITAWQDNDKETFKSLIHSKFKTYSGADYKKYTNNKTNLMDKYPDKVIRNYNTKIFMKDDDYTVFDTNQYYCAANLSTYTNKKYYFIKEDGRLKLISEETSSMPVAKAPELNNEIKSFVENWAASWRAQDIEKYMANYDIKFKTDKENYNQWKSKKTTLFSQGEKISLNISNIKWSYSGGEYRVEFIQEYSSGSVSDKGKKILTLSGCPSFFKIKSEIWREI; encoded by the coding sequence ATGAAAGTATTATGCAGTATATTATGTGCATTAGTATTATCTTTTGGTATCAGCTATGCTTATGAAGAAATACCTGCTGATGCAAAAAGTCATACAGAAGATGTATCAAAACAGATGATAGCTTCTCAGGCACCTGCTGCAAAAAGCAGGCTTGGTAAAAATACTATTGTCAATTTATCTGCCAGCGGTGCAGAATTGTTACATGTTGTGCTTGTAGATAAATCTATTAAAAGGCTTTATATTGCAGTGCTTAATAATGATGGTATGGAAGTAATTAAAGAGTTTCCTATCCTTACAGGCAGAGTGGATGGTAATAAAGTAAAACAAGGGGATGAAAAAACTCCAGAAGGTGTATATTTTGTTGTTTCATACTCATCAGGTGATGAGCTTGTAAAAAAATACGGCAGCTATGCTTTAATATATGGAGCTGGCTCGTTTCCATTAAATTATCCTAATATTATTGATAAAATAGAGAAAAAAACAGGTGGCGGTATATGGCTGCATGGTGTTAAGCCTGATTTAGATAAAACATATACTCAAGGCTGTGTTGCCATGAATAACACTAATTTTGGGCTGCTTTATGATAAAATATCAATAAAAACACCAGTTATTATTGCAGAAAAGCTGTTATATTCTGATGATAAAGATTATGAAACATCAAGAAAACAACTGCTTAACACATTAAATTCATTTATTACTGCATGGCAGGATAATGATAAGGAAACTTTTAAAAGTTTAATTCACAGCAAATTTAAAACTTATAGTGGTGCAGATTATAAAAAATATACTAATAACAAAACAAATTTAATGGATAAATATCCTGATAAAGTTATCCGCAACTATAATACAAAAATATTTATGAAAGATGATGACTATACTGTTTTTGATACAAATCAGTATTACTGTGCTGCAAACCTTTCTACATATACTAATAAAAAATATTATTTTATAAAAGAAGACGGCAGATTAAAATTAATCAGTGAAGAAACATCTTCTATGCCTGTTGCAAAAGCACCAGAACTTAATAATGAAATTAAATCATTTGTGGAAAACTGGGCTGCATCATGGAGAGCTCAGGATATTGAAAAATATATGGCTAATTATGATATAAAATTTAAAACAGATAAAGAAAACTATAATCAGTGGAAATCAAAAAAAACTACACTTTTTTCACAAGGCGAAAAAATATCACTTAATATATCAAACATTAAATGGTCTTATTCAGGTGGTGAATACAGAGTGGAATTTATACAGGAATATTCATCTGGCAGTGTAAGCGATAAAGGCAAAAAAATATTAACTCTTTCAGGCTGTCCATCATTTTTTAAAATTAAGT